The sequence below is a genomic window from Nocardia fluminea.
GGACCTGTCGACGTTCGTCATCGTGCAGGTCGGCACGGCGCGAGTTCTGCTCCAGCGCGCCACGTTCAGCGGCGGCGCATTGGTTGTTACGACCTGGGCCGAAAAGACCGGGCTGGCACTCAGCGTCGGCGACACCATCACTGTCACCGCGACCGGCCCTTCCTACGAGGTGATGGTCAACGGCATCGGCAAACTCACCTACCGAGACACCGCGGTCAGTTCACCGGTGGGCGCCAACAACCGGTGGGTCGGCTTCTTCAGCGCATGCAACGCCGCCGATGCCTGGGATGGTTCGAAGGAATTGTCGTTCGGGTTCGATCTGGACTCGTTCGCCGCCGCCGACACGACACCTCCGGCGGTTGTCGGGACGGGTTGGTCGCTGTGTCGTCAGAACACCGCGATCGTGCCCATGACCGTTGGATCACTGAAATATGGAGCTGTTTTCGACACAGCTCGCCAAGCAAGCAATGTCAATATCATCGACCTTCCGTCCGGCGCGGTCCAAATCATCAAGCCCGGCTGGTACGTGATGAGCGTCAGCGCGTTCTGGGCCAGACCTTGCGGAACGACATACAACTACAACGTCTCTCTGTGGACTGCGCCGAGCCCGGACGGACAGTGGAAACTCGCCCGCAACGGTGGGGCGACCGCAGGTAGTGCAGTCCTCCACTCTGCGGGAACGTTCGTCGTGTTCGCTGCAGCCGGAAGCGTTTGGTCTCCAGGCTATTACATCGCCGGAGCCAACGAGATGAAAGGTGACCCCCTGGGTCACGACACCTATTTCGACGGCACACTGTGCTCCTATTCGTGAGCGTGTGATCACCGGAAAACAAGAACCGCGGGTCCTTCTTGCGACTCGCGGAGTCGTGGCCGCGTAGGCCGCGTTCATTCAGAAATTGGACCACGCCACCGGACTGTTCCGGGCGGCGCTCGCTGTGCTGCGCGCGTGATCGAAGCGGTCGAGCACGGCCGTGTCCCGGAACGTACCTCGCCACGCACTCATGGACGAGGTCGAACACAGCAGAGGAAACCTATGACGACAGCACTCGATCCCGGATACCTCGGATACCAGCCGAAGGTCGAACCGCTCAAGCTCACCACCGGTGCCAGCTTCGTACAAACCATCGAGCCCTCCGGTGGCGCCGTATTTCCCGCCGGGACAACAGTGTCCATCGTAATAACTGCTCCGGGCGGGGCACCGCTCGGTACCTGGGCGGCCACTGTCACCACGGCCGCGGCCAAATGGACCGTTCCGGCTATCACCTGTGACGCCATTCCTACGAACTCGCGTTACACGATGTTGGTCACTTATCTGACCTCCCCGGTCACCACCTACGCGTGGTACGTCGGCTCCGTCATCCGCAACTGATTCCTCAGCTGTCGGATAGCGAAATTCTCTCCAGAACAACCACTCTCAAGGAGTCCTTCCATGGCTATTGCAGTTACCTCTACCAAGAACGCGCTGTGCGCCGCCTACGCCAACATCGCCTCCACCGTCTACGTTTCCGTCCACATCGCTGACCCCGGCACCAACGGCTCGAACGAGGCTTCCGGCGGTTCGCCGGCGTATGCGCGGGTCGCGACCACGTGGAGCGCTCCGGCCAACGGCCAGATCTCCGGCAGCCAGGTGACCGTGAACCTGCCCGCGGGCACCTACACCCACGCCGGTCTGTGGAGCGCGCCGACCGGTGGCACCTTCATCGACAAGGTCGCCATCGCCTCCACCACCCTCGGTGCGCAGGGCACGCTGCTCATCACCCCCACCTTCGCCATGAGCTGAATCGGCACTTCGGTGTCGAAAACTACTCAGTCACAATCAAATCGGAGGCCGCTATGACGGCACCTACGCAGGTGCTCACGGCAAGCCTGCCGACGCCGCCGACTGCGGTTATCGCCGTACCCGGGGCGCCGACGATGGTGGCCGACGCGCCGCGGTCACCCAGCTCCATGATCGACGGAACCCGAATCCCAGAGGTTCCGCCGTTCGTCTACGCCACCTTCACCGGCAACGAGGTGAAGTCCGCGATCTTGCGGCCTTTGGCTACCGCAAGAGCTGTAGCGGGAGCGGAGGGAGAACTGCGCGCGGTCGCCTGGCCGTTGTCGCAATGGATCTCGCCCGTGCTCGGTGACAGCGGGACCGCAACCGCACGGGTGTCTGTCGGCGCAGGTGGTCAGGTCGTCGTTTCCGCGGCGTTCGATGCCGGCAGCCGCACGACGACCGGCGGTGCGGTGTTCACTTCCAGAGCAGATCTGTCAGCCGAGGTCGTTCCGAATCTCACGGCCTCTGCCGGATTCGGTACTACCGGCGTCTGCGCGACAACACGAATTGGTCCGATCCCGATGGCCGCCAGCGGCACCGGCACGTTCTCGATGGCGGTAGCACCGCCGTTCAAGCCCTCGGGCATGAGCAAGGGCGGCGACCAGCCACTGGGCGGAAGCTGGTCCGACATCACGGGTTGGTACGCCGATACTGCCGCCTTCCCGGGCTCGACGGTCAATGGCAATGCGCTGATCGCTCAAGGGACCGCGCTCAATATCGTGGTGTCGGCCAGCATCCCGTACGTGATCTACAGCGGCTTCGGTGGTCCTCGCCAGGCTGTGCGACTGCTGATCAACAATGTGGTGGTTGCCACTGGTGCTGAAAAGACCGGGTGGACAGGAACGATGACCGCGACCGCCACTGTGCGAGTCGACTCGGGTGATCGGGTGACCCTTCAGGGTTGGTCCACTCATGGTGCGTCGGTACGCGATGGCACCGCAACCCAGATTCGGATCGTTCGCGCTCCGGCCTAGACGGTCACGAGCAGTTTGCTGACTTGCCCGAGTTCGCCGACCGTATCCAACCCATGTGCCGCGCTCACCCTCCAGGTGGGCGCGGCACGTTTCATTCATCACTTCGCGGTCGATTCAATGATTCGCTGCGCACCAATATTGGCTGGCTATTTGTCTAGCAAACGCTCGGCCAAAGCCACGAATGCCGTATGGCCCTTCATTCCGTAACTGCCGAGCTATCGACATCATCGGAGCCTCCAGGTTTCATACTGATCGGCATTCCCCTGCCCATGGATATTTACCAGTTCTTGGGCGCAATCGAGTTCATCGCACGGTGCGGGTCGATTCGCGACCGTAGATTTTGTTTGGAGGAACCCAGTGGGCTTATGGGATAGCATCAAAAATGCCCCCGGCAAGGTTGTCGATTTGGTGACCGGCGACGACGAGGACGAACGCAAAGACGAGCCACAAAAGCCGGCTACGCCTACTCCAACACCAGTTGCAACGACACCGCCGTCGAGTGCCACACCGAGTCAGTCGGAGTCTTCGGGGGCGGACCTCGCTGGTGGTCTACTCGGTGTATCACCCGTACCCCAGGGTTCGCAGCTGACGACTAATCCCTCCGCTTCCTCCACACCCGACGATTCTAGTGCTGCGGCGCTCCAAGCCATGTACCCGACGGTGGCCGAGAAGGCTGGAACCGGCCAGAGCAGCGGCCCTAATAGACCTAGCGGTGACGCAACTGGTCTGACTCCGGAAGAGATGAAGTTGTTCCCCGGATTGCAGCAGGCACTGCAGAGCCCGGGGGACCAGACCACTCCTGCAGTGCAGGGGCTGCTGCCCAATATCTCGAAGATTCCGGAGTCCGAGCTTGGTCAGACCGTTACTTTTCCAGGCGGCGCAACTGTAAACAACAGTCAAGTCCGGTTGCCGAACGGCCTGACCGGAATCAAGTCAGAGGTGACAATCCCCGGCGTCAGCGAGTCGGTTGAGATTGCTCCCGAATTGAGCTACTCGTCCGAGCAGTTGGCGGGTCTGTTCAGCACCGATGACTTTTACACAGCCGAGCAGCGCGCCAATGATCTCGCGCTGCTCAACGGCCCGCGGACGATGGGCCCGCACCGCCCTGGCACCGTAGCGGCGGACGCAGCCGCAAGGGCCGCGGCGACGGACCGGCTGAATGCCCATTGGAACCAGAAGGCGCTGCAGGGCGGTGCGGACGGGACGACAGTAGTGCCCGGGCTAGGTTACAGCCCAACACAATTGGCGAACGATCTGAGCCTGGCCGGCACCACAGGCAATCTCGACGAAGCCAGCGAGCAACTTCGCCAGGAGGCGAGGGATCGACTCAACGCCCACGCATACACGCGGCAGAGCCAGGACGAGGATCAGCTATCCGCGCATAACCAGTACCTACCCTTCGACGATCCGCGTCGCATTGCTGAGGTGCAGCGGTACATCGATTCGGGCCTGACTCCAGGCCAAGCGCAGAACGCGGTTTGGCGCAACGCCGTGGAAGCCCGAAACCGGCTGAATCAGGTCGGGATTCCGCTACTTGATCGTGTGCAAGTCGAACAACTCGACAGCACCCCTCGGCTCTACTCCACTGATCCCCGTCGCCCGTTTACACCGGATAACTCCCCATATGAGGGGAAGCCGCATGATTTCACCGAGGTGGATTTTCGGAACCTAGTCGGTGATCTCACAGGCTTGAACGATCTCAGTGAGGGCCTGGAAGACGGCGACTACGGGCAAGCCGCAATCGGTGGCCTTTGGACCGTCTTGACCTTCACTCCTGGCGCGTTCATCAAACCCGGCATGGCTGGGCTGCGTAGCCTCGGTCGGTGGGCGGATGGAGCGCCGCCGACGGTCGGCCCTGGGAGCGCTGGGCTGGGCTACGGCATTCGTGCTGGATATGGCGCGAAAGAGGCTGGTGAGGGTGCCTCGGTGCTATATCAGCCGTGGGATGCCCGACCTGGAGTATCGCCATATGTGCCTGAAGGTGGCGCGTCTGGCGTCCCGAGGCAATTACCGGGTCAGGCGCTCATCCCGGACAACCCGTCGGGAGCATACCTGCCACGCGAGCGCCCGCTCGGCGACTCAGGTGAGTTGCCCTGGAACACGGGGCCAGCCACACCGAGTCCGGCCGTACAAGGGCTTGGTTCTCGCCTGCCCAGGTCTTTTGATCCCGACCCGGCTGGGCTCGGAGGACCGACCCTCTACGACCCGCGATTCTCACCAATCAACCCGAGTATCCGCCCCCGCGACATCATCCCTCGCCGTGGTCCCGGAGAACACGGAGCTGGCACCCCGTCTAACACTCGATTGGGTTCCGATCCGCAGCACTCAGGATCTAATGCACCCGAACCGGCGGCGAATTCTCACCCATCTCCACAAGCGGCATCCCGTGAGAAGTATGAACAAATATGGAGGCCGGTTGCAGAAGAGAAGTTGCGTAGCGCTGGAATCGATCCAGGGGAGGTATTCGGAGACCTCCCTGTATTTGATCATGGCCGTGTGAGGCTTGCAAAATCGCTCGCTACAAACCCTTTCGGGACGAAGGCGATCGAAGCTGGAATGGAGCCGCGCGCTCTAAGATTCGCACTAGAGCAGGAAGGGCGTGGAAACCCTTACAATTTTACAAACGCATACGAATATTACAAGGCGCGATTTGATGATGCGGTACTCGAGGTTGAGCCCGGAATTCCTAAGAGGCAGAAGCCGCTAGTCGCAGCGCAAACTTTCAATGATACGGCAATAGCTAAAGATTTGGCCCGTGATCTTGAATTGATATCTACCAGTAATCGCGGGGCAGTGGCTATCGACCCGCTATTAGACGGGCGTGGCATAGATGGGGCATTGCGGTCGGCGGAAAATCTTGGATTCGGAAACCCCTACTCTGCGGCATATCATCCCTACAAACATAAGCGCGAGATCCCAGACCTCGACGAGTCGAGTCCAACCCTCGTGTTGGACTATCAAAATAGCGCTGCGAAGACGGTGCGCGAAGGCCGTCTAGTTGAAGTAAGGCCCCTCGAGGGCGGGACCATGCAATATGTCTATCACCGGGATATCAATGACCTCACCGGGAAAGCTACCACCGTTGAAGTGTTGGTCAATGTGAAGTCGAATGGCACGGCAGTGCTCGCCAGCTATGCAAAACGGAAAGTAGATCCTCCGGCAGGGGGTTTCTGGGAGTGGCCGGAATCCGGTCCTCCTTCCAAATTTGATACCGGACTGGAAAAATCGTCTGATTACAAGACGCACAATGCATCGTCATCGTTTCTTGGTGCGACATCCATCGCTG
It includes:
- a CDS encoding DUF7257 domain-containing protein, translating into MTSPDKSVPSGSYTGGSIRNIQKVTWESARATILSSVMGSFAGVEAIGANMNAANNEAINAANEAQAGASSAKSSASSAQTTSTANASAISDLQTKQTQEQVGGASATDNFQSWDDTKWSVAKWLSGAGTVADIVVAEDQAGISKSGNTGTGADFALRKTPLMTDDQSVSMVLGRPNQAGVFTGSGLLIRAASDLSTFVIVQVGTARVLLQRATFSGGALVVTTWAEKTGLALSVGDTITVTATGPSYEVMVNGIGKLTYRDTAVSSPVGANNRWVGFFSACNAADAWDGSKELSFGFDLDSFAAADTTPPAVVGTGWSLCRQNTAIVPMTVGSLKYGAVFDTARQASNVNIIDLPSGAVQIIKPGWYVMSVSAFWARPCGTTYNYNVSLWTAPSPDGQWKLARNGGATAGSAVLHSAGTFVVFAAAGSVWSPGYYIAGANEMKGDPLGHDTYFDGTLCSYS
- a CDS encoding LtfC-like domain-containing protein gives rise to the protein MTTALDPGYLGYQPKVEPLKLTTGASFVQTIEPSGGAVFPAGTTVSIVITAPGGAPLGTWAATVTTAAAKWTVPAITCDAIPTNSRYTMLVTYLTSPVTTYAWYVGSVIRN
- a CDS encoding phage tail fiber protein; this translates as MAIAVTSTKNALCAAYANIASTVYVSVHIADPGTNGSNEASGGSPAYARVATTWSAPANGQISGSQVTVNLPAGTYTHAGLWSAPTGGTFIDKVAIASTTLGAQGTLLITPTFAMS